From the genome of Homalodisca vitripennis isolate AUS2020 chromosome 8, UT_GWSS_2.1, whole genome shotgun sequence, one region includes:
- the LOC124367722 gene encoding uncharacterized protein LOC124367722: MLVSSYIRVGRGKNLIILLVFLVLVLGQQSVAEKKKNEPGKQKPATVTEKVFDRLKTLETLLKKSTADKDCKSGIKSHMDWLKTKANECKTTKKPELDNLCERVLPLYKIMLDSLSRVVNTDCKLL; encoded by the exons ATGTTAGTCTCAAGTTATATTCGTGTCGGCAGAGGGAAAAACTTGATAATTTTactagtatttttagtttta GTGTTAGGGCAGCAATCTGTTGCggagaaaaagaaaaatgaaCCTGGAAAACAAAAGCCAGCAACCGTAACAGAAAAAGTATTTGACAGgttaaaaacattggaaacacTTTTGAAAAAGAGCACTGCAGATAAAGACTGCAAGAGCGGTATTAAATCTCATATGGATTGGTTGAAAACTAAAGCAAATGAGTGCAAAACGACAAAAAAACCTGAACTGGATAATTTATGTGAAAGAGTACTACCCTTGTACAAAATCATGTTAGATTCACTCTCTAGAGTAGTAAATACTGATTGCAAgttgttataa